A part of Dreissena polymorpha isolate Duluth1 chromosome 13, UMN_Dpol_1.0, whole genome shotgun sequence genomic DNA contains:
- the LOC127855415 gene encoding retinol dehydrogenase 7-like: MSSFNVFGTYIQLGVPLVCLFIIVRWVLRSLYLSHNDKRFVLITGCDTGFGNLLAKRLDRNGVNVIAGCLTSDGAAALRNACSQTLKTVELDVSKETSIRQAKERVLKLLPAGKGLWALVNNAGISGTVGPIEWQTQADYRSVIEINLFGVIFVTNAFLPLVRHERGRVVNMASIMGRFAMACGPYSAAKYGVEGFSDQLRRELYKTGVTVHIIEPGYFQTGIVSEERMRKDIETRFQKCDKELQEYYGETFKLETQQKFCSLLSLIMSPKIHKVVDAYAHAVLSMFPKNRYVVGFDANILFRILWNLPEWLSDFIVTRPMATPAGAKK, from the exons ATGAGTAGTTTCAATGTTTTCGGTACGTATATACAGTTAGGTGTTCCGTTAGTGTGTTTATTCATTATCGTACGATGGGTGTTAAGGTCGCTGTATCTTAGTCACAATGACAAACGCTTCGTGTTAATTACCGGATGTGACACTGGCTTCGGAAATCTACTGGCAAAACGTTTGGATCGCAACGGCGTGAACGTCATCGCAGGATGTTTGACGTCAGATGGTGCAGCAGCGTTACGTAATGCGTGTTCACAGACGTTAAAGACGGTAGAGTTAGACGTATCGAAAGAAACAAGCATCAGACAGGCCAAGGAACGTGTCCTTAAACTTCTACCAGCTGGAAAAG GGCTGTGGGCGCTGGTCAACAACGCTGGCATTTCGGGAACAGTCGGTCCTATAGAATGGCAAACCCAGGCGGACTACCGGTCGGTGATTGAAATAAATCTTTTCGGTGTTATATTCGTGACGAATGCTTTTCTGCCATTGGTAAGACACGAACGAGGGCGTGTGGTCAACATGGCGAGCATCATGGGACGGTTTGCTATGGCATGTGGGCCGTATTCTGCGGCAAAATATGGAGTGGAGGGGTTCTCGGACCAGTTACG ACGGGAGTTGTATAAGACGGGTGTGACGGTACATATCATCGAGCCAGGCTACTTTCAGACGGGAATCGTCAGTGAGGAGAGAATGAGAAAAGACATTGAGACAAGATTTCAGAAGTGTGATAAGGAGCTCCAAGAGTACTATGGTGAAACATTCAAACTTGAAA CTCAACAGAAATTCTGCTCACTTTTGTCGCTGATCATGTCGCCAAAGATTCACAAAGTAGTAGACGCTTATGCTCATGCCGTCCTGTCTATGTTTCCTAAAAACAG aTATGTCGTTGGGTTTGATGCCAACATTCTTTTCCGCATCTTGTGGAATCTCCCGGAATGGCTGTCTGACTTTATTGTCACAAGACCAATGGCAACACCCGCTGGAGCCAAGAAATAA
- the LOC127855414 gene encoding signal peptide peptidase-like 2B isoform X1: MLRLQFMLIAVVLWVTGGRCDLGLMSTKLESQDEWKESFCIAYNPQFQPIAKDKSTSPALLVVDLSNALMYGCFESDYDGHDVTDAIVIVARGLCTFSDKAQLAEKARAKSLIVASDDLITPGANQTSDLDKINISVSTMLWSDVKQLEKNGAGHPQVGVLYELVLSRFDVNLVVIFLIAVSNIIIGGYWSGIARQEKYELYLKNALSKQGNTQNNAVSEEGNTSNHNDDSVSLSYIALAIGFVLVCGFLLLLYFFYSYLVYVVIAMFCIATSIGLYYCLKPILHRICSWEGNLPENRIPIFKTRPMYKDLILLALCCGLAVFWAVMRHAPFAWVIQDILGYAFCINVMRTVFVPNIKICSIMLIMLFIYDIFFVFISPLFTKDGKSIMVKVATGGSDESGGNSYSGKTQEMLPMVFALPKMSISDIGTCPLGMSLLGFGDVIIPGLLICHNHAFDLRVKSRRAYYITTCIGYGVGLLLTFVALALMETGQPALLYLVPCTLIPTFALGLFRKEVKLLWNGVPYESKPAVSDQAASAPAMAINTGSIDSGNSDTSIESETRVLISK; the protein is encoded by the coding sequence GTAACTGGGGGAAGATGTGATTTGGGGCTGATGTCAACAAAGCTGGAATCTCAAGACGAATGGAAGGAATCTTTCTGCATTGCGTATAACCCTCAATTCCAGCCCATTGCAAAAGACAAGAGTACGTCACCAGCCCTCCTTGTTGTTGATTTGTCTAATGCTTTGATGTACGGATGCTTCGAGTCAGACTATGATGGCCATGACGTCACTGATGCTATTGTTATAGTCGCCAGAGGCTTGTGTACCTTCTCTGATAAAGCGCAGTTAGCTGAAAAGGCCAGAGCTAAGTCATTGATAGTTGCTAGTGATGATCTTATTACGCCCGGAGCAAATCAAACTAGCGATTTGGACAAGATCAACATATCTGTTTCAACGATGTTGTGGTCCGACGTGAAGCAACTAGAAAAAAACGGTGCTGGACACCCACAAGTTGGAGTCTTGTATGAGCTTGTTCTAAGCAGATTTGATGTCAACTTAGTGGTTATTTTCCTGATAGCCGTTTCAAACATCATAATTGGCGGTTATTGGTCTGGTATAGCGAGGCAAGAAAAGTATGAGCTATATCTAAAGAATGCTCTGTCTAAACAAGGTAATACACAAAACAATGCAGTTTCTGAAGAAGGAAACACATCCAATCACAATGATGATAGTGTTAGCCTATCGTACATTGCTCTTGCTATTGGGTTTGTTCTTGTCTGTGGGTTTCTGTTGTTGCTCTATTTCTTTTATTCCTATTTAGTGTATGTTGTTATTGCCATGTTTTGTATTGCAACCTCTATTGGCCTCTATTATTGCTTAAAACCAATTTTGCATAGAATCTGTTCATGGGAAGGTAATTTGCCGGAAAACAGAATCCCAATTTTCAAAACACGCCCAATGTATAAAGACCTGATCTTGTTAGCCTTATGTTGTGGTCTGGCGGTTTTTTGGGCTGTCATGAGACATGCGCCATTTGCCTGGGTGATTCAAGACATTCTTGGTTACGCCTTCTGTATCAACGTCATGCGTACTGTATTCGTACCTAATATCAAGATCTGCAGTATAATGCTCATTATGTTGTTTATCTATGACATCTTTTTTGTCTTTATATCACCTCTGTTCACAAAGGATGGTAAAAGTATAATGGTGAAAGTTGCTACAGGTGGCTCAGACGAATCTGGTGGAAATTCGTATTCAGGAAAGACACAGGAAATGCTTCCAATGGTGTTTGCACTCCCGAAAATGTCTATTTCTGATATTGGCACCTGTCCGTTGGGCATGTCTCTTCTTGGATTTGGCGATGTTATAATCCCTGGACTTCTCATTTGCCACAACCATGCTTTCGATCTTAGGGTCAAAAGCAGGCGAGCTTATTACATCACCACGTGTATTGGTTACGGCGTGGGATTACTACTTACCTTTGTAGCTCTGGCCTTGATGGAGACAGGTCAGCCCGCTTTGCTCTATCTTGTGCCTTGCACCCTCATCCCTACCTTCGCTCTCGGCCTTTTCCGCAAGGAAGTCAAGCTCTTGTGGAATGGAGTTCCTTACGAAAGTAAACCAGCTGTATCTGACCAAGCTGCAAGCGCACCAGCAATGGCTATAAATACTGGTAGCATTGATTCTGGAAACAGCGATACAAGCATTGAAAGTGAGACAAGGGTGTTAATCAGCAAATAG
- the LOC127855414 gene encoding signal peptide peptidase-like 2B isoform X2 encodes MLQVTGGRCDLGLMSTKLESQDEWKESFCIAYNPQFQPIAKDKSTSPALLVVDLSNALMYGCFESDYDGHDVTDAIVIVARGLCTFSDKAQLAEKARAKSLIVASDDLITPGANQTSDLDKINISVSTMLWSDVKQLEKNGAGHPQVGVLYELVLSRFDVNLVVIFLIAVSNIIIGGYWSGIARQEKYELYLKNALSKQGNTQNNAVSEEGNTSNHNDDSVSLSYIALAIGFVLVCGFLLLLYFFYSYLVYVVIAMFCIATSIGLYYCLKPILHRICSWEGNLPENRIPIFKTRPMYKDLILLALCCGLAVFWAVMRHAPFAWVIQDILGYAFCINVMRTVFVPNIKICSIMLIMLFIYDIFFVFISPLFTKDGKSIMVKVATGGSDESGGNSYSGKTQEMLPMVFALPKMSISDIGTCPLGMSLLGFGDVIIPGLLICHNHAFDLRVKSRRAYYITTCIGYGVGLLLTFVALALMETGQPALLYLVPCTLIPTFALGLFRKEVKLLWNGVPYESKPAVSDQAASAPAMAINTGSIDSGNSDTSIESETRVLISK; translated from the coding sequence GTAACTGGGGGAAGATGTGATTTGGGGCTGATGTCAACAAAGCTGGAATCTCAAGACGAATGGAAGGAATCTTTCTGCATTGCGTATAACCCTCAATTCCAGCCCATTGCAAAAGACAAGAGTACGTCACCAGCCCTCCTTGTTGTTGATTTGTCTAATGCTTTGATGTACGGATGCTTCGAGTCAGACTATGATGGCCATGACGTCACTGATGCTATTGTTATAGTCGCCAGAGGCTTGTGTACCTTCTCTGATAAAGCGCAGTTAGCTGAAAAGGCCAGAGCTAAGTCATTGATAGTTGCTAGTGATGATCTTATTACGCCCGGAGCAAATCAAACTAGCGATTTGGACAAGATCAACATATCTGTTTCAACGATGTTGTGGTCCGACGTGAAGCAACTAGAAAAAAACGGTGCTGGACACCCACAAGTTGGAGTCTTGTATGAGCTTGTTCTAAGCAGATTTGATGTCAACTTAGTGGTTATTTTCCTGATAGCCGTTTCAAACATCATAATTGGCGGTTATTGGTCTGGTATAGCGAGGCAAGAAAAGTATGAGCTATATCTAAAGAATGCTCTGTCTAAACAAGGTAATACACAAAACAATGCAGTTTCTGAAGAAGGAAACACATCCAATCACAATGATGATAGTGTTAGCCTATCGTACATTGCTCTTGCTATTGGGTTTGTTCTTGTCTGTGGGTTTCTGTTGTTGCTCTATTTCTTTTATTCCTATTTAGTGTATGTTGTTATTGCCATGTTTTGTATTGCAACCTCTATTGGCCTCTATTATTGCTTAAAACCAATTTTGCATAGAATCTGTTCATGGGAAGGTAATTTGCCGGAAAACAGAATCCCAATTTTCAAAACACGCCCAATGTATAAAGACCTGATCTTGTTAGCCTTATGTTGTGGTCTGGCGGTTTTTTGGGCTGTCATGAGACATGCGCCATTTGCCTGGGTGATTCAAGACATTCTTGGTTACGCCTTCTGTATCAACGTCATGCGTACTGTATTCGTACCTAATATCAAGATCTGCAGTATAATGCTCATTATGTTGTTTATCTATGACATCTTTTTTGTCTTTATATCACCTCTGTTCACAAAGGATGGTAAAAGTATAATGGTGAAAGTTGCTACAGGTGGCTCAGACGAATCTGGTGGAAATTCGTATTCAGGAAAGACACAGGAAATGCTTCCAATGGTGTTTGCACTCCCGAAAATGTCTATTTCTGATATTGGCACCTGTCCGTTGGGCATGTCTCTTCTTGGATTTGGCGATGTTATAATCCCTGGACTTCTCATTTGCCACAACCATGCTTTCGATCTTAGGGTCAAAAGCAGGCGAGCTTATTACATCACCACGTGTATTGGTTACGGCGTGGGATTACTACTTACCTTTGTAGCTCTGGCCTTGATGGAGACAGGTCAGCCCGCTTTGCTCTATCTTGTGCCTTGCACCCTCATCCCTACCTTCGCTCTCGGCCTTTTCCGCAAGGAAGTCAAGCTCTTGTGGAATGGAGTTCCTTACGAAAGTAAACCAGCTGTATCTGACCAAGCTGCAAGCGCACCAGCAATGGCTATAAATACTGGTAGCATTGATTCTGGAAACAGCGATACAAGCATTGAAAGTGAGACAAGGGTGTTAATCAGCAAATAG